From Coturnix japonica isolate 7356 chromosome 1, Coturnix japonica 2.1, whole genome shotgun sequence, the proteins below share one genomic window:
- the KCTD4 gene encoding BTB/POZ domain-containing protein KCTD4 has translation MERKSNRRAKESEENHSNFEGSEQDKDYKTSLVTLNVGGYLYITQKQTLTKYPDSFLEGIINGKIMCPFDADGHYFIDRDGLLFRHILNFLRNGELLLPEGFRENQLLAHEADFFQLKVLSDAVKSRWEKEQLASRETTFLEITDSHDRSQGLRIFCNAPDFIAKIKSRIVLVSKSRLDGFPEEFSVSSNIIQFKYFIKSENGTRLVLKEDNTFVCTLETLKFEAIMMALKCGFRLLTSLDCSKGSIVHSDALHFIK, from the coding sequence ATGGAGagaaaatcaaacagaagagcaaaggaaTCTGAAGAAAACCACAGCAACTTCGAGGGCTCTGAGCAAGACAAGGACTATAAAACGTCTCTGGTTACTCTGAACGTTGGCGGCTATCTGTACatcacacaaaaacaaacattaaccAAGTACCCAGATTCTTTCCTCGAAGGTATAatcaatggaaaaataatgtgcCCTTTCGATGCGGATGGACATTACTTCATAGACAGAGATGGACTCCTGTTCAGACACATTCTGAACTTCCTCCGAAATGGAGAACTTCTTCTACCGGAAGGGTTTCGAGAAAATCAACTTCTGGCACACGAAGcagatttctttcagctgaaagTCTTATCGGATGCAGTAAAATCGAGGTGGGAGAAGGAGCAGCTCGCGTCTCGAGAGACCACTTTCCTGGAAATAACTGACAGCCACGACCGCTCGCAGGGGCTCCGGATCTTTTGTAACGCTCCTGATTTCATAGCAAAAATTAAATCCCGAATCGTACTGGTGTCCAAAAGCAGGCTGGATGGATTTCCAGAGGAGTTTTCAGTCTCTTCCAATATAATTCAATTCAAATACTTCATAAAGTCTGAAAATGGTACGCGACTTGTGCTGAAGGAGGACAACACCTTCGTCTGTACCCTGGAAACTCTTAAGTTTGAGGCAATTATGATGGCTTTAAAATGTGGATTCAGACTGCTGACCAGCCTGGATTGTTCCAAAGGGTCTATTGTTCACAGCGATGCACTTCATTTTATCAAGTAA